In Priestia megaterium NBRC 15308 = ATCC 14581, the following proteins share a genomic window:
- a CDS encoding DUF5316 domain-containing protein, protein MRANLATESKTDKKWRITNSINLMLAAAPVLGVFLLIHYFI, encoded by the coding sequence ATGAGAGCTAATCTGGCCACGGAATCAAAAACAGACAAGAAGTGGAGAATTACAAATTCTATAAACCTTATGTTAGCTGCTGCTCCAGTTCTCGGGGTATTTCTTCTCATTCATTATTTTATATAG